From Amia ocellicauda isolate fAmiCal2 chromosome 12, fAmiCal2.hap1, whole genome shotgun sequence, a single genomic window includes:
- the LOC136765053 gene encoding uncharacterized protein LOC136765053, which yields MPPEHKPGHCLERHTGSPSPSLRPSITLCINTAHPSPQPQPQLQPSAPALSPEPSAPSPQPSTPSPQPQPSALSPQPSAPALNPQPSAPSPQPSTPSPQPRALSPSPQPSAPSPQPSAPALSPQPPALSPQPRALSPSPQPSALSPQPRALSPSPQPSASALSPQPRALSPSPQPSALSPQPSALSPEPSAPALSPQPQPSALSPEPSAPALSPQPSALSPEPSAPALSPQPQPSAPALSPQPSASAPAPAPAPSPQPSASAPAPAPSPEPSALSPQPSALSPQPRALSPEPSAPSPQPQPSALSLSPQPQPSALSPQPSAPALSPSPSPSPSPEPSALSPQPQPQPQPQPSAPASPQPSALSLSPQPQPSALSPQPSAPALSPSPSPSPSPEPSALSPQPQPQPQPQPQPQPRALSPQPQPQPQPPAPSPQPSALSPSPQPSAPSPQPSALSPSPQPQPQPQPQPRALSPQPRALSPQPSAPSPSPSPSPSPEPSAPSPQPSALSPSPQPQPQPQPQPRALSPQPRALSPQPSAPSPSPSPSPSPSPSPQPSAPSPQPQSSAVSPSPQPQSSALSPEPSALSPQPPALSPQPRPRALNPQPSALSPQPPAPATRL from the exons ATGCCTCCGGAGCACAAGCCCGGCCACTGTCTGGAGCGCCATACCGGCAGCCCGTCCCCATCTCTGAGACCCAG CATCACCCTGTGCATCAACACAGCGCACCCCAGcccccagccacagccccagctCCAGCCCTCAGCCCCAGCCCTCAGCCCCGAGCCCTCAGCCCCGAGCCCTCAGCCCTCAACCCCCAGCCCTCAGCCCCAGCCCTCAGCCCTCAGCCCCCAGCCCTCAGCCCCAGCCCTCAACCCCCAGCCCTCAGCCCCGAGCCCTCAGCCCTCAACCCCCAGCCCTCAGCCCCGAGCCCTCAGCCCCAGCCCTCAGCCCTCAGCCCCCAGCCCTCAGCCCTCAGCCCCAGCCCTCAGCCCTCAGCCCCCAGCCCTCAGCCCTCAGCCCCGAGCCCTCAGCCCCAGCCCTCAGCCCTCAGCCCTCAGCCCTCAGCCCCGAGCCCTCAGCCCCAGCCCTCAGCCCTCAGCCTCAGCCCTCAGCCCTCAGCCCCGAGCCCTCAGCCCCAGCCCTCAGCCCTCAGCCCTCAGCCCTCAGCCCTCAGCCCTCAGCCCCGAGCCCTCAGCCCCAGCCCTCAGCCCTCAGCCTCAGCCCTCAGCCCTCAGCCCCGAGCCCTCAGCCCCAGCCCTCAGCCCTCAGCCCTCAGCCCTCAGCCCCGAGCCCTCAGCCCCAGCCCTCAGCCCTCAGCCTCAGCCCTCAGCCCCAGCCCTCAGCCCTCAGCCCTCAGCctcagccccagccccagccccagccccgagccctcagccctcagcctcagccccagccccagcccccagCCCCGAGCCCTCAGCCCTCAGCCCTCAGCCCTCAGCCCTCAGCCCTCAGCCCCGAGCCCTCAGCCCCGAGCCCTCAGCCCCGAGCCCTCAGCCCCAGCCCTCAGCCCTCAGCCTCAGCCCTCAGCCCCAGCCCTCAGCCCTCAGCCCCCAGCCCTCAGCCCCAGCCctcagccccagccccagccccagccccagccccgagccctcagccctcagccctcagcctcagccccagccccagccccagccctcaGCCCCAGCCTCA CCCCAGCCCTCAGCCCTCAGCCTCAGCCCTCAGCCCCAGCCCTCAGCCCTCAGCCCCCAGCCCTCAGCCCCAGCCctcagccccagccccagccccagccccagccccgagccctcagccctcagccctcagcctcagccccagccccagccccagccccagccccagccccgagccctcagccctcagcctcagccccagccccagcccccagCCCCGAGCCCTCAGCCCTCAGCCCTCAGCCCCAGCCCTCAGCCCTCAGCCCCCAGCCCTCAGCCCTCAGCCCTCAGCCCCAGCCctcagccccagccccagccccagccccagccccgaGCCCTCAGCCCTCAGCCCCGAGCCCTCAGCCCCCAGCCCTcagcccccagccccagccccagccccagccccagccccgaGCCCTCAGCCCCCAGCCCTCAGCCCTCAGCCCTCAGCCCCAGCCctcagccccagccccagccccagccccagccccgaGCCCTCAGCCCTCAGCCCCGAGCCCTCAGCCCCCAGCCCTcagcccccagccccagccccagccccagccccagccccagccccagcccccagCCCTCAGCCCCGAGCCCTCAGCCTCAGTCCTCAGCCGTCAGCCCCAGCCCTCAGCCTCAGTCCTCAGCCCTCAGCCCCGAGCCCTCAGCCCTCAGCCCTCAGCCCCCAGCCCTCAGCCCCCAGCCCCGGCCCCGAGCCCTCAACCCTCAGCCCTCAGCCCTCAGCCCCCAGCCCCCAGCCCCGGCGACACGACTATAA